One Spirochaeta africana DSM 8902 genomic window carries:
- the cmk gene encoding (d)CMP kinase, with product MRIAISGKSGCGNTTITRMVSETLGVRMVNYTFRSLAEEKGIEFEQLCQLAEQDPSWDRYLDARQVELAMEGDSILGSRLAIWMLQEADLKVYLTAPPEIRAQRIQQREGGDLHAVLEKTSERDRKDRNRYLRLYNIDNDDTSAADMVIDTSDKTPAEITDMIVARAQQLQG from the coding sequence ATGAGAATCGCAATTTCCGGAAAAAGCGGCTGCGGCAATACCACGATTACCCGTATGGTCAGCGAGACCCTGGGGGTGCGGATGGTCAACTATACCTTTCGCAGCCTTGCAGAGGAAAAGGGTATCGAGTTCGAGCAGCTTTGCCAGCTGGCCGAGCAGGATCCCTCCTGGGATCGCTACCTCGATGCCCGCCAGGTAGAGCTGGCGATGGAGGGTGATTCAATTCTGGGCTCCCGTCTGGCTATCTGGATGTTACAGGAGGCTGATCTCAAGGTGTACCTTACCGCACCGCCGGAAATCCGTGCTCAGCGCATCCAGCAGCGCGAGGGTGGCGATCTGCACGCGGTACTGGAAAAGACCTCGGAACGGGATCGCAAGGATCGCAACCGCTATCTGCGGCTGTATAACATCGACAACGACGATACATCCGCAGCCGACATGGTAATCGATACATCCGACAAAACCCCCGCCGAGATTACCGACATGATTGTTGCCCGGGCTCAGCAGCTGCAGGGCTGA
- the murC gene encoding UDP-N-acetylmuramate--L-alanine ligase encodes MLDFADQNVHCVGIKGSGMAALTELMVAAGARVTGSDVPEQFFTDALLEAAGVVPCSGFDARNLPDDCDLVIYSAAYSAETNPELAEARNRGLRCLQYPAALGELSAGIPSLGVAGTHGKTSTTGMLAVVMQHLGLPGSAILGSVVPGLGGRATYRGGMQFLAAETCEYRRHFLEFHPRWAIITNIEADHLDYYRDYNDVAAAFAEYGNRLAAGGSLIYCADDPGAAAVARQVISCRPDLQAIPYGFSAGGAYRITADPVARPGEFALAGMTCGVQLRVPGRHNILNAAAVVAAVHAILDDLGLPAVADTEIAAGLHGFTGTRRRSETIGEAAGILVMDDYGHHPTEIRVTIQGIRELYPQRRLVVDFMPHTFSRTESLWNDFLGCFTAADEVWLHPVFASARETGSKDPVRMGQDLAAQMAAEGAADPKVRFFTTCAEAAAFAAAHLGDGDLLLTMGAGNNYEVGTELLRKLRDTDRGTT; translated from the coding sequence ATGCTGGATTTTGCCGATCAGAATGTGCATTGCGTGGGAATAAAGGGTTCAGGGATGGCCGCTCTGACCGAGTTGATGGTTGCTGCCGGTGCACGCGTTACCGGGTCGGATGTTCCCGAACAGTTTTTTACCGATGCCCTGCTGGAGGCTGCTGGTGTGGTGCCCTGCAGCGGGTTCGACGCTCGCAACCTGCCGGATGACTGCGATCTGGTAATCTATTCCGCTGCGTATAGCGCCGAAACCAATCCGGAGCTGGCCGAGGCCCGTAACCGGGGGCTGCGCTGTCTGCAGTACCCGGCCGCATTGGGGGAGCTCTCTGCCGGTATTCCAAGCCTGGGGGTAGCCGGGACACACGGGAAAACCTCCACCACCGGCATGCTGGCGGTGGTGATGCAGCATCTTGGGCTGCCCGGCAGTGCCATTTTGGGCAGCGTCGTTCCCGGGCTGGGTGGGCGCGCAACCTACCGCGGCGGGATGCAGTTTCTGGCAGCAGAAACCTGTGAATACCGCCGGCATTTTCTGGAGTTTCATCCCCGGTGGGCAATCATCACCAATATAGAGGCTGATCATCTCGATTATTATCGCGATTATAATGATGTTGCTGCAGCGTTTGCCGAGTACGGCAATCGTCTGGCTGCGGGCGGCAGCCTTATCTACTGTGCCGATGATCCTGGCGCAGCCGCGGTCGCTCGGCAGGTGATCTCTTGCCGCCCGGATCTGCAGGCGATTCCCTACGGATTCAGCGCCGGCGGCGCCTATCGCATTACGGCAGATCCGGTGGCCCGACCCGGGGAGTTTGCGCTGGCCGGTATGACCTGCGGGGTACAGCTGCGGGTTCCGGGGCGTCACAATATCCTGAATGCCGCGGCGGTAGTGGCTGCCGTTCATGCTATACTGGACGATCTGGGGCTGCCGGCTGTCGCCGACACGGAGATTGCTGCCGGTTTGCACGGCTTTACCGGTACCAGGCGTCGCAGCGAAACCATCGGGGAAGCAGCCGGCATACTGGTAATGGATGACTATGGGCATCATCCGACCGAAATCCGGGTTACGATTCAGGGCATCCGTGAGCTGTATCCACAGCGCCGGTTGGTGGTAGACTTTATGCCGCATACCTTCAGCCGTACCGAGTCCTTATGGAACGACTTTCTGGGCTGCTTTACCGCAGCCGATGAGGTATGGCTGCACCCGGTTTTTGCCAGTGCCCGCGAAACCGGCAGCAAGGATCCGGTCCGGATGGGACAGGATCTGGCCGCGCAGATGGCTGCTGAGGGTGCCGCTGACCCGAAGGTGCGGTTTTTTACCACATGTGCAGAGGCCGCAGCCTTTGCAGCGGCGCACCTGGGCGACGGTGATCTCCTGCTGACCATGGGGGCCGGCAACAACTACGAGGTGGGCACCGAGCTGCTGCGAAAGCTTCGGGATACAGACAGGGGGACAACATGA
- a CDS encoding YicC/YloC family endoribonuclease: MISMTGYGIQEYQDEQLILSVELKSYNNRYLDITMNMPGMLNPLEEELRTLLKGTARRGKLELYIRFRRMEQDTRVRLDAGLLQGYLSALQDARRLSAEGDVAVAADRLQAADLLSIEGLFSVESSRDVEELRKPLFDAVTAALQQWHAARVREGAATRDNIRAQMQRIQAAYQTVAKRAPELEQRIREMLHERFTELMGDQIDLQRVYAETAALLVKYSVNEELARLGAHIEEFLRLADSGGSIGKRMDFLCQEMHREMNTIGSKSALLEISRSVIDMKDALENIREQARNIE, encoded by the coding sequence ATGATCAGCATGACCGGCTATGGAATTCAGGAGTATCAGGACGAGCAGCTGATCCTGAGTGTCGAGCTCAAATCCTATAACAATCGTTACCTCGATATTACGATGAACATGCCCGGCATGCTGAATCCCCTGGAGGAGGAGCTTCGGACCCTTCTCAAGGGCACCGCTCGTCGCGGCAAGCTTGAGCTGTATATCAGATTCCGGCGCATGGAACAGGACACCCGGGTACGCCTGGATGCCGGACTGCTGCAGGGCTATCTTTCGGCACTGCAGGATGCGCGTCGATTGTCGGCAGAGGGTGATGTGGCGGTTGCTGCCGACAGGCTGCAGGCCGCTGATCTGCTGTCGATAGAGGGGCTGTTCAGCGTGGAGTCCTCTCGGGATGTCGAGGAGCTGCGCAAGCCGCTGTTCGACGCCGTAACTGCTGCACTGCAGCAGTGGCATGCCGCCAGGGTGCGGGAGGGTGCCGCAACCAGGGACAACATCCGTGCCCAGATGCAGCGGATTCAGGCAGCTTATCAAACCGTAGCCAAGCGTGCCCCGGAACTGGAACAACGCATCCGGGAGATGCTGCACGAGCGGTTTACCGAGTTGATGGGAGATCAGATCGATCTGCAGCGGGTGTATGCCGAAACCGCCGCATTGCTGGTCAAGTACTCGGTGAACGAGGAACTGGCACGGCTGGGGGCACATATCGAAGAGTTTCTCCGACTTGCAGACAGCGGTGGTTCGATCGGCAAGCGGATGGATTTTCTGTGTCAGGAGATGCACCGTGAAATGAATACCATCGGATCAAAGTCTGCATTGCTGGAGATAAGCCGATCGGTTATCGACATGAAGGATGCCCTGGAGAACATTCGCGAGCAGGCACGCAATATCGAGTAG
- a CDS encoding DUF368 domain-containing protein gives MKTSQTRPSGSLSGLIQVLQGMAIGVANVIPGVSGGTIAVLVGVYDRLIEALADFFSRTPRWFASLFFLLRIAMGAVIGIVVFVRAVNYAFAHHELTATLFFVGLVLGSVPVLFSLSGSRRPGKAAAAAFVFTALVVIAMGIMQPEQSGRIITRLTPLDSLLLFITGLFSLATMIIPGVSAAFILLVMGYYDTLRLAVEQLNIPVLMVFFLGGVIGLLSVSKFIRFLLHRYHHVTYFAILGLVFGSVFTLWPRQGISFDAAGAAGLFSLLAGGAVAVVLGKRPGGPRDGLAASPEPEQPVRQENPAPGNDA, from the coding sequence ATGAAAACTTCACAGACACGCCCGTCAGGCTCCCTGAGCGGTCTGATACAGGTACTGCAAGGCATGGCAATCGGGGTGGCCAATGTCATCCCCGGGGTAAGCGGGGGCACCATCGCGGTGCTGGTTGGCGTGTATGACCGACTGATCGAGGCGCTGGCGGATTTCTTTTCCCGCACACCACGCTGGTTCGCCAGCCTGTTCTTCCTGCTCAGAATCGCGATGGGGGCCGTTATCGGGATAGTCGTGTTCGTGCGGGCGGTAAACTACGCCTTTGCCCACCATGAGCTGACAGCAACCCTGTTCTTCGTCGGGCTGGTGCTGGGGTCGGTACCGGTGCTGTTCTCCCTCTCGGGCAGTCGCCGCCCCGGAAAGGCGGCTGCAGCAGCATTCGTTTTCACTGCCCTGGTGGTTATCGCTATGGGTATTATGCAGCCGGAGCAAAGCGGTCGGATTATTACCCGCCTGACACCATTGGACTCGCTGCTGCTGTTTATTACCGGTCTGTTCAGTCTGGCCACCATGATAATCCCGGGGGTTTCGGCGGCCTTTATCCTGCTGGTAATGGGGTACTACGACACCCTGCGCCTTGCAGTCGAACAGCTGAATATTCCGGTCCTCATGGTGTTCTTTCTTGGCGGTGTTATCGGTCTGCTGTCGGTCAGCAAATTCATCCGCTTCCTGCTGCACCGCTATCATCATGTAACCTATTTTGCTATCCTTGGGCTGGTCTTCGGATCGGTCTTTACCTTGTGGCCACGACAGGGGATTTCATTTGATGCAGCCGGCGCTGCCGGACTGTTCAGCCTGCTTGCCGGCGGCGCTGTTGCCGTGGTGCTGGGCAAACGCCCCGGCGGCCCCAGAGACGGGCTTGCAGCCAGCCCCGAACCGGAACAACCTGTGCGGCAGGAAAACCCCGCACCAGGAAACGACGCATGA
- a CDS encoding response regulator, whose translation MPKKVLVVDDSAAIRQSVSFVLKEQGYEVVECEDGVDALSRIDTDSFSLVITDVNMPNMDGITLTGKIRAHAEHKFTPILVLTTEAQSGKMQEGKAAGATGWIVKPFDSEKLLGVVRKLIG comes from the coding sequence ATGCCCAAGAAAGTGCTGGTTGTAGATGATTCGGCGGCTATCCGCCAAAGTGTTAGCTTTGTACTGAAAGAGCAGGGGTACGAGGTGGTGGAATGTGAGGACGGGGTAGATGCCCTGTCCAGAATTGATACCGACAGCTTTTCGCTGGTTATAACCGATGTGAACATGCCGAATATGGATGGTATAACCCTGACCGGCAAGATCCGCGCCCATGCTGAACACAAGTTCACGCCAATCCTGGTGCTGACAACCGAGGCTCAGTCCGGCAAGATGCAGGAGGGCAAGGCTGCTGGCGCAACCGGCTGGATAGTAAAGCCCTTTGATTCCGAAAAACTGCTTGGCGTTGTGCGCAAGCTTATCGGGTAG